A segment of the Candidatus Methylarchaceae archaeon HK02M2 genome:
GGGATTTTTCAAAGTATCCTGAAGATCGGGGATGGGGATCGGGCCTCTATCCCATCGACAGGAGAAACGGGGATTTAATAATAATTGTGAGGAAAATTCAATGATAGTGCTTCAAATCGATTTTGCTTTGGATCACGATGGAGTCGAGGTTTTACTGTAAAATCTCGAGGCGGTAAGAGAGCAATCTTCCTCCTGGTAAAAAAGGACTCTTGACGATGAGGTGCATTTGGGCGATGACGCTTTCGTCTCCACTAATTTGATGTTTAGATTGTATTAACTATTAAATATTACAATAAGAGATAATTAAATAGTATAACGGAAGGAGGTGATATTTTGACAAGAATGGAAAGGTCAATTGAAATTAGAGCTTCTCCTGAAAAGGTCTGGGAAATGCTTTTTTTGGACAAGCTTACAGAATGGGTACCAGGATACCAACGTGATCTAAAGAGCGTGGAGTACACTTCCGAATTGCTAACTTCAGAAGACAAGTTAAAAGTGGGTGCGTCTGCTCACGGGATACCTAAAAAGAAGGGCGAATTTAATTTTGAGATCACTGAGAGTCTTAAAAACCAGAGGATGGCATATCGTTTATCTGGTTCACTAAACGTGCTTGTAACTAATATCTTAGAACCCATAGGAGAGGGAACTAAATTCACCTATGTATACGAATATGAAATGCCATGGGGGATTTTTGGCAAGATTGCCGAGAAACTACTGATTGGTGAATTGAAAAAAGAGTCTGAGATTTCGTTAAAGATCTTGAAAAGTATTCTGGAGAAATAGTTAGCTAGCTTTCGCTCATTTCTGAGATACTTTGCTAACATTATATTGTGGTATACTTTATCAAGTAGTACTAACTAATTTTTTATGAACAACTCCATAGGGAATGGTTGGCCGTGACTTGGGTATACGGTGTTGATTTGAAAACGTTTCAATTTTTCGACACTTGCATTCAGTTCATCCAAGTCGTCGATTATCGTGTTCTTCGCTGGTTTGTCCGTGTTAACGAGTAGGTCACCACAGAATAGGTCACCATTAGTTGTAAGAATACCTATTGAGCCCTTTGAATGCCCCGGAATAGCAAGAACTTTAGCGTCAAATCCATATTTCGAGAAATTGTATCCCTCATCTATATAGAAATCAGGTTTAAACCGGTCCGATTCACTTAACCTAAAAAATAGCTTAAACATTATTCTGATGAGAAGATACTGTTTATTTCGATTCCATAACATATCTCCATGTTCGACCATTCCAGAATCGACCTTGTGCATGGCTATTGGTGTACCGAATTTGTTCCGAAGATACGCTGCGTTATCGGAATGATCAAAATCACCATGAGTTAGTACAATCAACGCAAGATTGCCTGGCTTACAGCCTGCGTTTTCCAGTTCTTTTTCGATTGTATTGCGTTTGTTTGCCGTACCCGTATCGATTAAGACAAATTTATCGCCTGTTCTGACAAGGTAGTAGTTGACAGTGGCATTAAAGATAAACGTCGTAGTGAGGATGCTGATCTCCACAGTCATTTGAGCCTCCTATCTTCAAGCCGTTGCATCCAATCAACTCATGCAAAGAGAAAATCAAATAATTACGATAATGATATTAAACTTTTTTTGAAAACTCAAGGATCTGCTGTAACAACTACATTAACAATTTCTTGTTTATTTTGATTCATATATTATCAACTAATTGGTACAATGTTCTTTAACATCATTTCTCTTTCTATATAGTCTGGACATAATGACGCCAACTTGCACCGGAAATTCTTGGAATGATTAAATTCTGATAAGTGAGAAATCT
Coding sequences within it:
- a CDS encoding MBL fold metallo-hydrolase, with translation MTVEISILTTTFIFNATVNYYLVRTGDKFVLIDTGTANKRNTIEKELENAGCKPGNLALIVLTHGDFDHSDNAAYLRNKFGTPIAMHKVDSGMVEHGDMLWNRNKQYLLIRIMFKLFFRLSESDRFKPDFYIDEGYNFSKYGFDAKVLAIPGHSKGSIGILTTNGDLFCGDLLVNTDKPAKNTIIDDLDELNASVEKLKRFQINTVYPSHGQPFPMELFIKN
- a CDS encoding SRPBCC family protein, with product MERSIEIRASPEKVWEMLFLDKLTEWVPGYQRDLKSVEYTSELLTSEDKLKVGASAHGIPKKKGEFNFEITESLKNQRMAYRLSGSLNVLVTNILEPIGEGTKFTYVYEYEMPWGIFGKIAEKLLIGELKKESEISLKILKSILEK